The sequence CAACGCGCCCGCGTCCGCGGCTACACCCTGCGCGCCGACCGGCTCCGCCCCGCCACCGACGCCCACCACCAGCTCTCCCTCGACGCCGCCGACCACCGCGCCCGAGCCGCCGAACAGGCCGCGGACCGCGCCCGCCACCGCTTCGGCCCGCACGCGGTCCGCCCCGCCGTCCTCGCCGACCCCGGACCCCGCCACCCCACGGGCGCCCCACCCCGGCCACGTCCCTGATGTCACAGGAGCCGGGGCTGTCTCGTCATGAGGGGTGAGAGTCGGCCGACGGAAGGAACGGGTGATCGTCATGCGGGTGTTCGTGGCGGGTGGGACCGGGGTGCTGGGGCGGCGGCTGGTGCCGCGACTGGTGGACCGCGGTCATGAGGTGACGGCCACGACCACGAGCGCGGCCAAGGTGGAGGCGCTGGAGCGGCTGGGCGCGACGGGTGCCGTCATGGACGGCCTGGACGCGGCCTCGGTCGGCCGGGCGGTGGCGGCCGCCCGGCCGGACGTGATCGTGCACCAGATGACCGGGATCTCCCTGGCGCACGCCGGCAAGGCCGACCTGAAGCACTTCGACCGGTGGGCGCTGCCCACCATCCGGCTGCGCACCGCGGGGACCGACCACCTGCTGGAGGCCGCCGAGGCGAACGGCGTCTCCCACGTGGTCGCCCAGGGCTACGCCAACTGGAACGGCCTTCGCGAGGGCGGCTGGGTCAAGACCGAGGCCGACCCGTTGGACCTGTACGAGGGGACCGCGGCGCACACGTCGATGGCGGCGCTGCGCCATGTCGAGACCGCGGTCGGCGCGGCCGGCGGCGCGGTCCTGCGGTACGGCGCGTTCTACGGGCCGGGCGCCACCGACGACCAGATCGAGCTGGTGCGCAAGCGGCAGTTCCCGCTGGTCGGCTCGGGCGGCGGCTACGCCTCGTGGGTGCACCTGGACGACGCGGCGGGCGCCACCGTGCTGGCCGTGGAGCAGAAGGCGGCGGGCGTGTTCAACATCGTCGACGACGAACCGGCCCCGGCCGCCGAGTGGTTGCCGCACCTGGCGGCGTGCGCGGGGGCGAAGAAGCCGCTGCGGATTCCCGTCTGGCTGGCCCGGTTGCTGGCCGGTGAGGTGGTGGTGGCGATGATGACCGAAGGGCGCGGCTTCTCCAACGCCAAGGCCAAGCGGGAGCTGGGCTGGCAGCCGGAGCATCCGTCGTGGCGGCAGGGCTTCGCGGAGTCGACGGCGTGACGCGGGCGGAGGACTTCGAGGAACTGCGGCCGCTGCTCTTCTCGATCGCCTACCGGATCACCGGCAGCGTGAGCGAGGCCGAGGACGCGGTGCAGGAGACCTGGCTGCGCTACGAACTCTCCCCGACCCGGCCCGCGTCGGTCCGGTCGTTCCTGTCGGCCGTGGTCACCCGGGTGGCGATCGACGTGCTGCGCTCGGCCCGCGTCCGGCGGGAGGAGTACGTCGGGCCGTGGTTCCCCGAGCCGCTGCTCGCCGACCCGTACCAGGACCCGGAGCGCTCGGCCGAGCTGGCCGACTCGGTGTCGATGGCGGCCCTGTTGCTGCTGGAGCGGCTCAGCCCGCTGGAGCGCGCGGTGTTCGTGCTGCGGGAGGTGTTCGCCTTCGACTTCCCGGAGATCGCCTCGGCCGTGGGCCGGTCGGAGGCGGCGTGCCGCCAGCTCGCGGTGCGGGCGCGCCGTCACATGGACGACGGCCGGCCCCGGTTCGAGGCCGACCGCAAGGAGCGCGAGGAACTCGCCGCCCGCTTCTTCGACGCCCTGCGCGAAGGCGACCTCGACGGCCTTCGGGAACTGCTGGCCGCCGACGTCCGGATGGTCGGCGACGGCGGCGGCAAGGCACCGCAGTGGGCGCCGGAGTTCTTCGGCGCGGACAAGGTGGGCCGGCTGCTCGCCTCGCTCCTGCCGCCGTTCGCCCGGATCGGCGGTGTGATGCGGCGGCAGGAGGTGAACGGGCAGCCGGGCGCGGTCCTGCGCGACCGCGACGGCAAGGTGGTCAACATCCTCGCGCTGGAGATCGTCGAGGGGCGGGTCCGGACGATCCGTGCGGTGATCAACCCCGACAAGCTCGGGCACATGGGTCCGGTGGCCGACGCGTGGGAGGTGCTGCGCGAGACCCTGCGGGTGGGCCGGGACCCGGACTGACCCGCCTTCCGTCAGACGATGTCGTCCAGCGGGCGCAGTTCGTCCGCGTACGACACCGACGTGCGCCGCAGGATTCCGGTGCGGCTGACGGCGTACTGGCCCATCCGCCACAGCGGCGGCGAGTACGCGTGGATCGACACGCTTCCGGCGTCCCGGCCGGTGAGGCGGTGGATGTGGTCCGGGCCGAAGCAGTAGACCTGGCCGGCCGGGACGGGGGTGGCCAGGCTCGGCATGCCCACCGCGAGGTTGTGCTCGACCAGGGTGCCCTGGGTCACGGCGACCGCGCCGGAGGATATGTCGTGGTCGTGCCAGCCGGTGTCGTTGCTCGGCGTCCAGCACAGCACCCAGACGTCCACGTGGGCGTCGCGGTGCAGCGAGACGTAGTGGCGTCGGTCGTCGGCGAAGAGCACGTGGCGCCGCCAGAGCGAGGGGTCCGCGGCGACGGAGCAGGCGAGTTCGAGCAGTTCGCGCTTGTCCAGGTCGCGTCCGGGCAGCGCGTCGAGGCTGAGGGAGGACGGCACGCCGAGCCAGGGCTCGGCGCGCTGCACCGGAGCGGTGTCGTGGTCCTCGGGCGACGGCAGGGACGACGGCGGAGCGGTCACGGGCTGATCCCTTCGAGTAGGTGGAGCGGATTGCCGACGCGGACGGCGAACCGCGCCGCCGCGCCCAGATGGGGGTCGGTCGGGGTCGCGTACGGGCGGTCGCTGCCCAGCACGAGGGCGTCGATGCCCAGCACGCGCACCACGGCGTCCAGCGCCTGCCGGCCGTAGGAGGAGGTGTCCACGAACACGCCCGGGTCGAGCCGCAACGGCCCGCCGCCGCGCATGGCCGCCCGCTCGTGGTGGACCGGGGCGAGCCCGGCCGCCGCGGCGAAGCAGATCCGCAGCCGCGGCAGCAGCGCGCGCCCGGCGGTCTGCCAGGCCCACCACGCCGCCTGGAGCTGGCCGGTGTAGCCGACCACGGCCGGCCACCAGGCGGGCAACCGCTCGGCCGACGGCGGCTGCGGCCCCGGGTGGACCAGCACGGGTCTGCCCGCCGCCTCGGCCACCGCGAGCACCGGCGCCAGCCGCTCCAGCGCCTGCGGGGTGGCCATCGCGACCGCCGGGACCTGGAGGCCGACCAGACC comes from Streptomyces sp. NBC_00448 and encodes:
- a CDS encoding NAD-dependent epimerase/dehydratase family protein, whose protein sequence is MRVFVAGGTGVLGRRLVPRLVDRGHEVTATTTSAAKVEALERLGATGAVMDGLDAASVGRAVAAARPDVIVHQMTGISLAHAGKADLKHFDRWALPTIRLRTAGTDHLLEAAEANGVSHVVAQGYANWNGLREGGWVKTEADPLDLYEGTAAHTSMAALRHVETAVGAAGGAVLRYGAFYGPGATDDQIELVRKRQFPLVGSGGGYASWVHLDDAAGATVLAVEQKAAGVFNIVDDEPAPAAEWLPHLAACAGAKKPLRIPVWLARLLAGEVVVAMMTEGRGFSNAKAKRELGWQPEHPSWRQGFAESTA
- a CDS encoding RNA polymerase sigma-70 factor; the protein is MTRAEDFEELRPLLFSIAYRITGSVSEAEDAVQETWLRYELSPTRPASVRSFLSAVVTRVAIDVLRSARVRREEYVGPWFPEPLLADPYQDPERSAELADSVSMAALLLLERLSPLERAVFVLREVFAFDFPEIASAVGRSEAACRQLAVRARRHMDDGRPRFEADRKEREELAARFFDALREGDLDGLRELLAADVRMVGDGGGKAPQWAPEFFGADKVGRLLASLLPPFARIGGVMRRQEVNGQPGAVLRDRDGKVVNILALEIVEGRVRTIRAVINPDKLGHMGPVADAWEVLRETLRVGRDPD
- a CDS encoding cysteine dioxygenase, translating into MTAPPSSLPSPEDHDTAPVQRAEPWLGVPSSLSLDALPGRDLDKRELLELACSVAADPSLWRRHVLFADDRRHYVSLHRDAHVDVWVLCWTPSNDTGWHDHDISSGAVAVTQGTLVEHNLAVGMPSLATPVPAGQVYCFGPDHIHRLTGRDAGSVSIHAYSPPLWRMGQYAVSRTGILRRTSVSYADELRPLDDIV
- a CDS encoding amidohydrolase family protein, producing the protein MSDYGHITDGTTAPAVPTDVHQHLWPAALLERLRARTRPPRLDGWTLHLAGEPPYEVRPEDHDPALRARLDPDLRRIAVSLSSPLGIELLPPDEAAPLLDAWHAGVLALPAPFEGWASAQLTSPEPESLAPLLNSGAAHRGLVGLQVPAVAMATPQALERLAPVLAVAEAAGRPVLVHPGPQPPSAERLPAWWPAVVGYTGQLQAAWWAWQTAGRALLPRLRICFAAAAGLAPVHHERAAMRGGGPLRLDPGVFVDTSSYGRQALDAVVRVLGIDALVLGSDRPYATPTDPHLGAAARFAVRVGNPLHLLEGISP